A single genomic interval of Oxyura jamaicensis isolate SHBP4307 breed ruddy duck chromosome 26, BPBGC_Ojam_1.0, whole genome shotgun sequence harbors:
- the RNPEP gene encoding aminopeptidase B, protein PEAETEADAGGGRELPFESLPFASYGSALRLALPREPRPGQLLAVRIDYEAGEGPGMSWLASSQTAQKEKPFLYTSGFPVLNRSFFPGFHTPGTKSTYSARVQVPEGFTAVMSATTWEKQKDNTFVFKMDHPIPSYLIALAVGDIVSAEVGPRSRVWAEPCLIEAAKKEYDGVIEEFLAVGEKLFGPYVWGRYDVLFMPPSFPFGGMENPCITFVTPCLLAGDRSLVDVIIHEISHSWFGNLVTNATWGEFWLNEGFTMYAQRRISTEVYGSAYTCLEAATGRALLRQHMDNTGEDHPLNKLRVVIEPGVNPDDTYNETPYEKGFCFVSYLAHLVGDQGKFDAFLQAYVDRFKFQSITADDALNFFLEYFPELKKQGVDSLPGLEFDRWLNTPGWPPFLPNLSPGQQLMKPADELAELWAADSLNVEAIEAVDITAWKTYQLVYFLDQLLQKSPLPEGNVERLSAMYPKISKAQNAELRLRWCQIILKNNHESEYSKVKDFLHSQGKQKYTLPLYRAMWGGSEAARALAMETFSATAAQLHVNVQNYVKKILGLEGAEKV, encoded by the exons CCCGAGGCCGAGACCGAAGCCGATGCCGGCGGAGGTCGGGAGCTGCCCTTCGAGAGCCTCCCGTTCGCCAGCTACGGCTCGGCGCTGCGCCTCGCCCTGCCCCGGGAACCGCGGCCCGGGCAGCTGCTGGCCGTGCGCATCGACTACGAGGCGGGCGAGGGGCCCGGG ATGTCGTGGCTGGCCTCCTCCCAAACTGCCCAGAAGGAGAAGCCTTTCCTCTATACCTCTGGCTTCCCTGTGCTCAACAGGTCCTTCTTCCCCGGCTTCCACACCCCGGGCACGAAGAGCACCTACTCGGCACGGGTCCAG GTCCCCGAGGGCTTCACGGCGGTGATGAGCGCCACGACctgggagaagcagaaagacaaCACCTTCGTCTTCAAGATGGACCATCCCATCCCCTCCTACCTGATCGCCCTGGCTGTTGGGGACATCGTGTCTGCTGAAGTTGGCCCAAG GAGCCGTGTCTGGGCCGAGCCCTGCCTGATCGAGGCTGCTAAGAAGGAGTACGACGGGGTGATCGAGGAGTTCCTGGCCGTGGGCGAGAAGCTCTTTGGACCCTATGTTTGGGGCAG GTACGACGTCCTGTTCATGCCGCCCTCGTTCCCCTTCGGCGGGATGGAGAACCCCTGCATCACCTTCGTGACGCCCTGCCTGCTGGCCGGGGACCGTTCCCTGGTGGACGTCATCATCCACGAGATCTCCCACAGCTGGTTCGGCAACCTGGTCACCAACGCCACCTGGGGCGAGTTCTGGCTGAACGAGGGCTTCACCATGTACGCGCAGAGGCGCATTTCCACCGAGGTCTACG GTTCAGCGTACACCTGCCTGGAGGCCGCCACGGGCAGGGCCCTGCTGCGCCAGCACATGGACAACACCGGGGAGGACCATCCACTCAACAAGCTCCGGGTGGTGATCGAGCCAG GCGTCAACCCGGACGACACGTACAACGAGACTCCCTACGAGAAGGGGTTCTGCTTCGTCAGCTACCTGGCGCATCTCGTGGGGGACCAGGGCAAGTTTGACGCCTTCCTGCAG GCCTACGTGGATCGGTTCAAGTTCCAGAGCATCACAGCAGATGATGCCCTCAATTTCTTCCTGGAATACTTCCCCGAGCTGAAGAAGCAAGGCGTGGACTCGCTCCCAG GCTTGGAGTTCGATCGCTGGCTGAACACGCCGGGCTGGCCGCCCTTCCTGCCCAACCTCTCCCCGGGGCAGCAGCTGATGAAGCCGGCGGACGAGCTGGCGGAGCTGTGGGCAGCCGACAGCTTGAATGTGGAAGCCATCGAAGCCGTGGACATCACGGCCTGGAAGACGTACCAGCTGGTCTACTTCCTggaccagctcctgcagaagtCGCCCCTACCCGAAG GCAACGTGGAGAGGCTGAGCGCCATGTACCCAAAGATCTCCAAGGCCCAGAACGCCGAGCTGCGGCTGCGCTGGTGCCAGATCATCCTCAAGAACAACCACGAGTCCGAGTACAGCAAGGTCAAGGACTTCCTCCACAGCCAG GGGAAGCAGAAGTACACCCTGCCCCTGTACCGCGCCATGTGGGGCGGCTCAGAGGCGGCCCGGGCGCTGGCCATGGAGACCTTCTCGGCCACGGCTGCCCAGCTCCACGTCAACGTCCAGAACTACGTCAAGAAGATCCTGGGCTTGGAGGGGGCAGAGAAGGTGTGA